One window of the Streptomyces sp. NBC_00654 genome contains the following:
- a CDS encoding ParB N-terminal domain-containing protein has product METASLDVVSLPVVEIELSRLTSVSSPRTSGEDTEHVETLLSIEGELPPILVHRPTMRVVDGLHRLKAARLRGDTKIAARFVDGTESDAFVLAVEANIRHGLPLSLADRKRAAVHIIGTHPQWSDRRVASATGISACTVADLRRRGGDSGAEARIGRDGRVRPADGSGRRTLAAELIRSDPDLSLRQVAKQVGISPETVRDVRGRLERGESPVPDGSVRLRAESHPLHPTEPGFGRAVDRDRLAMLERLKADPSLRLNETGRILLRMLAMHSIDGQEWERILHRVPPHLYSVIAEFAREHARVWTGFADRLENRVASLAAE; this is encoded by the coding sequence ATGGAAACGGCGAGCCTTGACGTAGTTTCTCTCCCTGTCGTCGAAATCGAGTTGTCCCGCCTGACTTCCGTATCCTCGCCTCGAACCTCAGGTGAGGATACGGAGCACGTCGAGACACTGTTGTCGATTGAGGGAGAGCTCCCGCCTATTCTCGTTCACCGACCAACGATGCGGGTGGTTGATGGCCTGCACCGGTTGAAGGCGGCACGACTCAGAGGCGATACGAAAATCGCGGCAAGATTCGTCGATGGCACCGAATCGGACGCCTTCGTCCTGGCCGTCGAGGCGAACATACGGCATGGTTTGCCTCTCTCTCTCGCTGATCGCAAGCGTGCGGCTGTCCACATCATCGGGACGCATCCGCAGTGGTCCGATCGGCGGGTGGCCTCGGCGACCGGCATCTCGGCCTGCACGGTGGCCGACCTGCGTAGGCGCGGCGGAGACAGTGGAGCCGAGGCAAGGATCGGGCGGGATGGGCGCGTCCGTCCGGCCGACGGTTCGGGGCGGAGGACACTCGCTGCCGAGCTCATCCGCAGTGATCCGGACCTTTCGCTCCGGCAGGTCGCCAAGCAGGTCGGCATCTCACCGGAGACGGTCCGGGATGTGCGGGGTCGGCTGGAGCGCGGTGAGAGCCCGGTCCCGGACGGGAGCGTGAGGTTACGTGCCGAGTCGCATCCACTGCATCCCACGGAGCCGGGCTTCGGCCGCGCTGTGGACCGAGATCGTCTCGCGATGCTGGAGCGCCTCAAGGCCGATCCGTCGTTGCGGCTGAACGAGACTGGCCGAATTCTGTTGCGCATGCTCGCCATGCACTCCATCGACGGGCAGGAGTGGGAAAGGATCTTGCATCGTGTCCCGCCGCATCTGTACAGCGTGATCGCCGAGTTTGCCAGGGAGCACGCCCGGGTCTGGACCGGGTTCGCGGATCGCCTGGAGAACAGGGTGGCCAGTCTGGCCGCAGAATGA
- the vanY-N gene encoding D,D-peptidase/D,D-carboxypeptidase VanY-N, with the protein MNEPHIIPPRPRDRLFAVLAVVLAVLLLPAAFVRKPGRARELACDWALGIRFPAEDLTGLTDGARAAFTAARAGALWRHGQLIGLTSGYRDPLVQQRLFDQEVRRVGSVAAARMLVLPPAESRHVKGTALDVRPYEGARWLEEHGARFDLYRIYDNEWWHFEYHPGR; encoded by the coding sequence ATGAACGAACCACACATTATCCCGCCTCGGCCCCGTGACCGGCTGTTCGCCGTACTTGCGGTGGTGCTCGCCGTGCTCCTGCTCCCGGCTGCGTTCGTCCGCAAGCCCGGCCGCGCCCGTGAACTGGCCTGCGACTGGGCGTTGGGGATCCGTTTTCCTGCCGAGGATCTCACCGGGCTCACCGACGGTGCCAGGGCGGCGTTCACCGCCGCACGCGCCGGGGCTCTCTGGCGCCACGGGCAACTCATCGGCCTCACCTCGGGATACCGCGATCCCCTCGTCCAGCAACGGTTGTTCGACCAGGAGGTGCGCCGCGTCGGCTCAGTGGCCGCGGCCCGGATGCTCGTGCTGCCACCGGCGGAATCCAGGCACGTCAAGGGCACCGCGCTGGATGTGCGCCCGTACGAAGGCGCGCGCTGGCTCGAGGAACACGGTGCCCGCTTCGACCTCTACCGCATCTACGACAACGAGTGGTGGCATTTCGAGTACCACCCCGGACGCTGA
- a CDS encoding response regulator transcription factor — MRVLVVEDEPYMAEAIRDGLRLEAIAADIAGDGDTALELLSINTYAIAVLDRDIPGPTGDEIAQRIVASGSGMPILMLTAADRLDDKASGFELGADDYLTKPFELRELVLRLRALDRRSAHNRPPVREIAGLRVDPFRREVYREGRYIALTRKQFATLEVLVAAEGGVISAEELLERAWDGNADPFTNAVRITVSALRKRLGEPWLITTVAGVGYRIDTGPNADHQEAERG; from the coding sequence ATGCGAGTTTTAGTCGTTGAGGACGAGCCATACATGGCAGAGGCCATCCGCGATGGGCTGCGCCTGGAGGCGATCGCGGCCGACATCGCCGGGGACGGTGATACCGCCCTGGAACTGCTGAGCATCAACACTTACGCCATCGCCGTCCTCGATCGGGACATCCCCGGACCTACCGGTGACGAGATCGCCCAACGCATCGTCGCCTCCGGCAGCGGCATGCCGATCCTCATGCTGACCGCTGCCGACCGGCTCGACGACAAGGCCAGCGGGTTCGAGCTCGGCGCTGACGACTACCTCACCAAGCCCTTCGAACTCCGAGAACTCGTGCTCAGGCTCAGAGCACTCGACCGCAGGAGCGCCCACAACAGACCACCTGTGCGAGAGATCGCAGGCTTGCGTGTGGATCCGTTCCGCCGCGAGGTCTACCGCGAAGGCCGCTACATCGCGCTCACCAGGAAGCAGTTCGCTACGCTCGAAGTCCTCGTCGCTGCCGAGGGCGGTGTCATCAGCGCAGAAGAGTTGCTGGAGCGAGCGTGGGACGGGAACGCAGATCCGTTCACCAACGCGGTGCGCATCACGGTCTCGGCCTTGCGCAAACGCCTCGGCGAGCCCTGGCTGATCACCACCGTGGCCGGGGTCGGTTACCGCATCGACACAGGACCGAACGCCGATCACCAGGAAGCGGAGCGTGGATAG